In Kryptolebias marmoratus isolate JLee-2015 linkage group LG11, ASM164957v2, whole genome shotgun sequence, the following proteins share a genomic window:
- the tigara gene encoding probable fructose-2,6-bisphosphatase TIGAR A — MRLLPSVHRMKALTLGLTLVRHGETTYNKEGLLQGQAIDAPLSETGLQQADAAGLYLKNVVFSNVFVSDMLRARQTAEKIMQHNSSCLGLQMVCDPLLKEKSFGVAEGGRVQDLRAMAEAAGQSFPGFTPPGGETQEQVKERVKTFWEKMLQQIGAEHWRDGRQEDVTSVTLPRDPSPVEGGADDGVRGTPVHALVVTHGAYMCVAARYIVEELRCRLPPGVDEVRMFSLSPNAGLCRFTLDIIKQGNRFVLSGIRCVFVHRAQHVQ, encoded by the exons ATGCGCCTCCTGCCTTCCGTCCACAGGATGAAGGCGCTAACGCTCGGGCTAACCCTCGTCCGGCA TGGGGAAACGACGTACAACAAAGAAGGACTCCTACAAG GCCAGGCGATAGACGCCCCCTTGTCTGAAACGGGGCTGCAGCAGGCCGACGCTGCAGGACTCTACCTGAAGAATGTCGTGTTCAGCAACGTGTTCGTCAGCGATATGCTGCGGGCGCGACAG ACGGCGGAGAAGATCATGCAGcacaacagcagctgtttgggtCTGCAGATGGTCTGCGACCCGCTGCTGAAAGAGAAA AGCTTCGGGGTGGCGGAGGGCGGCCGGGTTCAGGACCTGAGAGCGATGGCCGAGGCGGCGGGTCAGTCGTTTCCGGGCTTCACGCCTCCGGGCGGCGAGACTCAGGAGCAG GTAAAGGAGCGAGTCAAAACGTTTTGGGAGAAAATGCTTCAACAGATTGGGGCCGAACACTGGCGCGACGGGAGGCAGGAGGATGTCACCTCCGTCACCCTGCCACGGGATCCGTCTCCTGTCGAGGGGGGAGCAGATGACGGGGTGAGGGGCACCCCGGTCCACGCGTTAGTTGTCACCCACGGAGCTTACATGTGTGTGGCGGCGCGCTACATCGTGGAGGAGCTGCGTTGCCGCTTACCTCCGGGTGTTGACGAGGTACGCATGTTCTCTTTAAGCCCCAACGCTGGACTCTGCAGGTTCACACTGGACATTATAAAACAGGGAAACAGGTTCGTGCTGTCGGGAATCCGCTGTGTGTTCGTTCACAGGGCGCAGCACGTCCAATAG